The DNA segment ATTAATGCCACTGCTCAAAATATTTTATTAGACCTAGCGGCTGCAAGTGGCACCATCTCTGCTGGGACTTACACAGGCAACATCACAGTTGAAGCTTTTAGACCGTAGTCTATTGATTTTTTCCTTAATGACATTAGGAGAAATAAACTGCCTCAAACCTCGCAAGTAAAAAGCAGATTTATCTCCTATTGCCTATACGATTCAGTTTACTGATTAGCTTTCTGAATCAATGCTTTAACCCCCTGAAACATGGGGGCTATCTTCCCTACTACATTTTTGAGGCAGTAGTTTCCTATCTTTATTAAGATTGAGTTTCTTTTATTCTACCGCCGCATATCTCGACAATGTATAAAGTTTTGACATAACACATTGTCCAATTAGTAAAGTCGGGAAATAAATATTACTCTACATGGCTATGAGGTGGATAATTTACAATTATGTCATGGCATGAAATCAAGCATTACAAAAATTATCTGTTCAGTTGTTTTGGCTTGAGTGCAGCGATCCTACTCTGGTCTCAGACTCCCACACAAGCACAATTTACCTCGAATCTCGAACCCATAGAAATTTACGAATTATCTACTCCTCAAACACTGACCATTCCTCCCATAGGATATTCAGAAATTTCTCTGACAACTAAAAGTGATTCCGTCAGCAATCAAGGAGATTTATTAGCGCCTCCTAATTTTAATGCTTTTGTAATTCGAGAATTTCCTGCGGTGTGGCAGATGCGTGTTCCCATAGATCAAGTTGATTCTCTTTACGCCACTTATGAGATGAAAGGTGAGAATGGTAGAACTAATGCTGTTAGTAATGAACAGCGTTCTGATTCTGCTGTGCAAGTCATCTTAGAACCTCTACCTATTATGGAGATTTCCCGTGATCTCAATAGTAATACTGCACTGGTACAAGGCGGATTGCGCTTAAGAATGGACATTTCTAATGCTCAGTTTGCTGGCAATTACGCTGGGGAATTAACAGTATTAGTAGAGCGTCGTTAATTTCTAGCAATTAAATTTCCCAAAAAAGTGATGTTATAGTCTGTTTGCAAGTGAAGAGATTAAATCAAATGTTACCAAAATTAAAAAATATTACCCTGGGTTTAATGGGAGCATTAGCTCTAGGTTTACAACCTGCAAATGCAGTGAATCTTGGTGTCACACCATCCAAATTTCATGTAGATATTACTAGTAAAAAAACAAGCTCTCAGGCAATTCGCATTTTAAACTTTGATACCAAGCCAGTCGAACTGAAAGTTTATGTGCAGTCGTGGACGATGACTGAACAAAATAAATTACAAATCATTCCTGCTGAGGAACAGTCATTAGAACAATGGATTGTTTTTACTCCCTCTCGATTTACAATTCCCCCTCGTGGTTCTCAAACTGTTCGCTTTGCGGTTCGTCCTAGAGTTAAACCTAGATCTGGTGAACATAGAGCGATTCTTTTTGTGGAAGAAGTGCCAAGACGTGATAGTACTGCCGCCAATAAAGGTGTAAATTTAATTGGTAAATTAGGGATAGCGATTTACGGATATACCGGAGATATTAAGCGAGTTGGTGTGTTGAATGCTGTCAAAGTAGAAACTAAGCCAAAGGCGCTTAATGCCGTATTTGATATTTCTAGCCAGGGTAACGGATATGTGAATATGCAAGGTCAATACACTATTTGGCCGGCGGCTCAATATCCTGGTGCAGAAGCTACCCAACCCATAGCTAATATAGGTAAACCAGAAACAAAAATACCTGAGCCTGTGGTACATGCAGGATTATTACCTTCAACACCTGTATTACCTGATAGTCGTCGCCAAGTTTTATTACCCATTAAAAAGGATTTACCACCCGGTAAATATGTGTTGGATATCAAGGGAGATTTGAATGGCGTAGCGATTAAAAAAGGCATACCATTTACAGTGCCAGAAAATAATCCAGTTGCTACTAATCGTCCTCGGATTCAACCTACATCTGAGCAACTCAGAAATTCACTGAGAAATTCTCAACAACGCAGATAGCTTTTGCTTACTTAAAAGCTAGTTTTGATTCTTCCCAAAATCATTTTGTAATCGGGAAGCTTTTTAGGCTACCTATACGAATTTTTGTGCTTTAGTTTTATGTTCTACCAACCTGCAACACCTCCCCAGATAGTTCCAATTTTACAGCCTGAAAGTAGCTCTTGTAAGGCGTTATCAGATGTTAGTGTCAATAATGAAAATAAAGTAGTTTTCGGAAACATACCAACACCCAGTCCACCAGAAACATTAGCACCTGAATTTTCTGATGGTGGGTTACAGAATATTTGTTATGAAGGGGGACTGAACAAAAATATAAAATGGCAGCATATTAATGCCAGTATTGCAATAACTGAAAATCCTGTAGATAAGAATCTCCTAGAAGTATCCAACAAGAAAATAAGTCAGTCCAATTATTTAGAAAAACCACAAAAAATCTTTATTAAAAAACAGGATAATAGGGATTTACCTACCTTGGAAAACGTAGGTCTAGAGGATACGAACATAGCTCAAAATAATGTTGTAATTCCTCAAGAATATAAAAATAGCAAAAATAATACGGGAAGGGTAATTCCTGCTGAAGAAAAGCAGGCTTTAAGTGATGTTAATTTAATTGCTCAAGACCCTAAAGCTTCAAGTGAAAAAAATAATCCACAAACAAATGCGCCAGCACCAATAGATAATATTTTAGCAAATGCTAAAACTTTGTTGGTGGCAGTATTTGTCAATGAGCGTGAAATCGGTACTTTAGAAGTCATACCAGAAAACAATAGCTTACTTATTCCCCTTGAGGATTTTGCTCAAATTACTGGTTTAGAACTAGAAAAAAATAATGAGATAATTCAACTCAAGACACCATTAGGTGTGATAAATATTACAGAGACTGATGTAAGAAAAATTGATGGTGTTACTTATATTAGTGAACTGTTTTTAAAAGAAAGATTACTAACAAATCTAGAACTAAAAACAACAGACTTAGCTTTAAATGTTGATTTACCTTGGTTGAGACGTAGTCAGTCTAATAACCAAGCTATTGATCTACAACCAGAAGTGAAAGCTCCTAGCAGTGGTTTATCTAGCTTAAGGCAAGAATTAGGTTATTACAACAATTCTGGCAGAACTAATTGGCGAAGTTCTACACTTTTAGGTGGACGTTTAGCAGGTGGGGCGTGGCGTTTACGGTTAGATAATAATTTTGTTGACAGACCTGATTTAACTGAATATTTTTTCTTTAAACGCTCAGGGCGAATGCTTTATCAATTAGGTCGCCAACAAATTTCACTAGGTCCTTTATTCAGTGGGGTAAATTTTACTGGAGCGCAAGTTGGTTACACAAATCTTCCGGCAGATAGATTTAATACAAATTTCAGTGCTAGTGAACTTTTACCCAGGCGTTCTCAACCTGTACAAACATTTCGTGGGGTAGTTTCTCCTGCTAGTTTTGTTCAGTTAAGAGTGAGTGGAATTATTGTTGCTCAACAACAGGTAGGATTAAGTGGTGAATACGAATTTTTAGATATTAATTTACCTAGTAGCCAAAGCAGCGATATTGAACTTTTGGTATTTGACCGGAATAATCTAGGTGTACCTATTGAAATTCGTTCTTTAAGGCTGAATGCTTCTGATTTATTACTACCAGCCGGTGGGAATGTGCAGATAGCAGGTTTAGGTTTAACTGGTAACTGGATACAAAATAATTTATTTGATGATTTTAGCGCTCCGGAGGTTGGTAGGTTTACTGGTTTTTATCAGGTGCGTCAAGGTCTTTCTGACAACTTTAGTGTGGAAGGCTCTGTACAATTATTACCTGAGACAACGCAAGCACAAGCAGGTTTTGCTTGGCGTTTAGCACCGCCGGTAATTCTTTCTGCAAACGTGGGAACTTCTCGCGGTGAGTTAGGTTATGCAGCGAATTTAGATGTGAAGTTAGAGCGCTGGCAGATTTTGGGAACTTCTGAATTTTATCCACAAGGTTATTTCTATAGAAATCAATTTCTTGATCGTCAAAATCACAGTATAGATGTTAAGCATAGCTTTAGTAACAACTTTGAATTAGGAGTAATCGCCAGAAGTTTCAGCAATCAAAGTAATTCCAATAACTATATTTTGCCAACTTTTGCCTTCCGCCCATTGCCTAACTTATCTTTAAGAGGTTCCCCAGATTATTTTGGTCGCTATTCATTGAATGCTTTTTATAGACCAACAAATAACACTAGACTATCTTTTAATTCTTTAGGTGATATCTATACAACAAATTTTGGCTATAACTTTAGCCAACAGTATTTGTTATCTTTTGGTACTGAATCTGGTGCTGATTTACCGACTCGCTACACTTTGATATTGAATCGTAGTGCTTCTAGTCTTTCTGGGTTGAGTTGGCGCTTGGGCTTGGGATATAGAGATGGGGAAGTAGGCCCAGTTGTCGGTGCTAGTATGCGGATATTGCCAGGGTTACTCGCATCTATTGATTATCAAGGTATTCCCTCTAGAAATAGAAACATTTTTGGTAGTATTGGTGACGATCGCCTGACTATATCACTCATATCAGACTTATCTTTCGCGGGTGGCAGAGTTACACCATCTCAATATAGCTCCATCAATAAAGATAGAGGTGCGATCGCTGGCAGAATAGTGGTAGAAGGTGGCAGAGATGGTACAGACCTTAGTGGTGGCCTAGTCCAAGTCTTCAATAACCGAGGTCGCAGTGTTGGCGGTGCAAGAATTGACTCTCAAGGTAACTTCTTTGTGGGTAATTTGCGAGAAGGTAATTACATAGTGCAGCTTGACCCAGATGAGTTACCAATAGAAGTTTCCCTGCGAAAAACTTCCATTGTGGCTGAAGTCGCAGGTGCAGCTGTAACTCAGTTAGATTTCCCCGTCAGATTAGAGTATGGTGTGGCAGGTAGAATTACTGATATATCAGGTCAACCAATGTCAGAAGTCGAAGTAGAACTAATTGACGTTGAAGGTAAACAAGTTACTACAGCCATGACTGACCAATTTGGTCTTTACCGGATAGATGGTCTACCTGTGGGTAAATACACCCTGCGCGTTCCCAAACAAGTAAACGTAACTAATAGTGAAGATCTCCCGCAACTAGAAGTAGCAATTAGTAAAGATTTCATCTACGACCAAAATCTACGCTTACCAATTTCCGCAGCAGTTAAGCAAATACCCAATGATTTAAATATTCCCAAACCTTAGAGATTAGGCATTGAGAACCGGGGATTAGGGCTATTGACTAATGCCCCATTTCATCTACGATATGAATTGTTCTCCCCTTCAATGGGCTGCATCAGGTTAGCCTGTGATCGCCATGCCTAAATCAAAAAAAAGCTCTAATTCTATCAACTTAAACGATCCTCAATACTATCTTAACCGAGAGTTAAGCTGGTTAGAATTCAATAACCGAGTTTTACATGAAGCTTGTGACTCGCGCACACCACTATTAGAAAGACTTAAATTTTTAGCAATTTTTAGTTCTAACTTGGATGAGTTTTTCATGGTGCGGGTTGCAGCATTGAAACAACAGGTAGAAGCAAAGGTTAGCCAGTTAACCCCCGATGGGCGGACACCTCAACAACAGCTAAATGATATTCGGCTGAATCTCATACCCCAAGTTACCAAACAACATCAACATTGTGAACAAATAATTCGCCCGTTGTTAGCTAGTCATGGTATCCATATTTTGGATTATATTAACTTGACTCAAAAACAACGCAGTTATCTAGATAATTACTTTGAAGACCAAATTTTCCCAGTTCTGACACCCCTAGCTGTTGACCCTAGCCATCCATTTCCCTATATTTCTAATCTCAGCTTGAATTTAGCTGTTGTGGTGAAAAACCCCGACACAGAAGAAGAATTTTTTGCCAGAGTCAAAGTTCCTAGCGTTCTTCCTAGATTTTTGCCATTACCGCCAGAGTTAGCATTTCAGGAGAACGGACAAGCAGCTAACTGGGTAGGTGTACCATTAGAACAGGCGATCGCTCATAATCTAGATTCCCTATTTCCAGGGATGAATATCCAAGAATATCACCCCTTCCGCATTACCCGCGATGCTGACCTCGCCCTCGAAGAAGATGAAGCTGATGATTTATTATTAGCGATAGAACAAGAACTGCGAAAACGCCGCATGGGTGGTTCTCCAGTCAGAATCGAAATTCAATCCCAAACCCCACAAGCAATACGCATCAGGTTATTACAAGACCTAGACTTAACAGAACAAGATGTCTACGAGGTAGAGGGACTGTTAGGATTGCGTGACTTAATGTCATTTATGGCTTTACCATTACCAGAACTCAAAGATCCACCACGCCAATCTGTAGTAGTTCCCCGTCTACAACGGTTGGGAGAACCAAGCGTAGACCCAAATGCTTTAGAGTTGGAAGATGGTAAAGATTTCTTTTCTGTAATTCGAGAAAAAGATTTATTCGTACACCATCCTTACCAATCTTTTTCTGCTACGGTTGTACGCTTCATTACCCATGCAGCCCATGACCCGAATGTTTTAGCAATTAAGATGACACTGTACCGGACTTCGGGAGATTCGCCCATCGTCAATGCCTTGATTGCGGCGGCAGAAAATGGTAAACAAGTGTCAGTCTTGGTAGAACTTAAAGCCCGATTTGATGAAGAAAATAATATTTATTGGGCTAGACGATTAGAAAGAGTTGGAGTTCACGTCGTCTATGGTTTAGTGGGTCTAAAAACTCACTGCAAAACTGTGATGGTAGTAA comes from the Nostoc sp. PCC 7120 = FACHB-418 genome and includes:
- a CDS encoding carboxypeptidase regulatory-like domain-containing protein, whose product is MFYQPATPPQIVPILQPESSSCKALSDVSVNNENKVVFGNIPTPSPPETLAPEFSDGGLQNICYEGGLNKNIKWQHINASIAITENPVDKNLLEVSNKKISQSNYLEKPQKIFIKKQDNRDLPTLENVGLEDTNIAQNNVVIPQEYKNSKNNTGRVIPAEEKQALSDVNLIAQDPKASSEKNNPQTNAPAPIDNILANAKTLLVAVFVNEREIGTLEVIPENNSLLIPLEDFAQITGLELEKNNEIIQLKTPLGVINITETDVRKIDGVTYISELFLKERLLTNLELKTTDLALNVDLPWLRRSQSNNQAIDLQPEVKAPSSGLSSLRQELGYYNNSGRTNWRSSTLLGGRLAGGAWRLRLDNNFVDRPDLTEYFFFKRSGRMLYQLGRQQISLGPLFSGVNFTGAQVGYTNLPADRFNTNFSASELLPRRSQPVQTFRGVVSPASFVQLRVSGIIVAQQQVGLSGEYEFLDINLPSSQSSDIELLVFDRNNLGVPIEIRSLRLNASDLLLPAGGNVQIAGLGLTGNWIQNNLFDDFSAPEVGRFTGFYQVRQGLSDNFSVEGSVQLLPETTQAQAGFAWRLAPPVILSANVGTSRGELGYAANLDVKLERWQILGTSEFYPQGYFYRNQFLDRQNHSIDVKHSFSNNFELGVIARSFSNQSNSNNYILPTFAFRPLPNLSLRGSPDYFGRYSLNAFYRPTNNTRLSFNSLGDIYTTNFGYNFSQQYLLSFGTESGADLPTRYTLILNRSASSLSGLSWRLGLGYRDGEVGPVVGASMRILPGLLASIDYQGIPSRNRNIFGSIGDDRLTISLISDLSFAGGRVTPSQYSSINKDRGAIAGRIVVEGGRDGTDLSGGLVQVFNNRGRSVGGARIDSQGNFFVGNLREGNYIVQLDPDELPIEVSLRKTSIVAEVAGAAVTQLDFPVRLEYGVAGRITDISGQPMSEVEVELIDVEGKQVTTAMTDQFGLYRIDGLPVGKYTLRVPKQVNVTNSEDLPQLEVAISKDFIYDQNLRLPISAAVKQIPNDLNIPKP
- a CDS encoding fimbrial biogenesis chaperone, producing the protein MLPKLKNITLGLMGALALGLQPANAVNLGVTPSKFHVDITSKKTSSQAIRILNFDTKPVELKVYVQSWTMTEQNKLQIIPAEEQSLEQWIVFTPSRFTIPPRGSQTVRFAVRPRVKPRSGEHRAILFVEEVPRRDSTAANKGVNLIGKLGIAIYGYTGDIKRVGVLNAVKVETKPKALNAVFDISSQGNGYVNMQGQYTIWPAAQYPGAEATQPIANIGKPETKIPEPVVHAGLLPSTPVLPDSRRQVLLPIKKDLPPGKYVLDIKGDLNGVAIKKGIPFTVPENNPVATNRPRIQPTSEQLRNSLRNSQQRR
- the ppk1 gene encoding polyphosphate kinase 1 translates to MPKSKKSSNSINLNDPQYYLNRELSWLEFNNRVLHEACDSRTPLLERLKFLAIFSSNLDEFFMVRVAALKQQVEAKVSQLTPDGRTPQQQLNDIRLNLIPQVTKQHQHCEQIIRPLLASHGIHILDYINLTQKQRSYLDNYFEDQIFPVLTPLAVDPSHPFPYISNLSLNLAVVVKNPDTEEEFFARVKVPSVLPRFLPLPPELAFQENGQAANWVGVPLEQAIAHNLDSLFPGMNIQEYHPFRITRDADLALEEDEADDLLLAIEQELRKRRMGGSPVRIEIQSQTPQAIRIRLLQDLDLTEQDVYEVEGLLGLRDLMSFMALPLPELKDPPRQSVVVPRLQRLGEPSVDPNALELEDGKDFFSVIREKDLFVHHPYQSFSATVVRFITHAAHDPNVLAIKMTLYRTSGDSPIVNALIAAAENGKQVSVLVELKARFDEENNIYWARRLERVGVHVVYGLVGLKTHCKTVMVVRREKDRMRRYVHIGTGNYNPKTARLYTDIGLFTCREELGADITDLFNFLTGYSRQKSYRELLVAPVNMRDRFLELIRREITNVQNGFSGRIVAKMNSLVDPQIITTLYEASSAGVQIDLIIRGICCLRPGIKDISDNIRIISIIGRFLEHSRIYYFHNNGQEEIFIGSADWMSRNLDRRVEVITPIKDPDIAKDLQEILGILLADNRQAWDLQADGSYIQRLPGENCPETNSQKTLMNMALRSTGIATNLIDSPKSSAYKDN